In Citrus sinensis cultivar Valencia sweet orange chromosome 3, DVS_A1.0, whole genome shotgun sequence, the sequence AAAAATGTCAGAGAGGGACTTGCGGGCGGTTAATGAAAAGTgagagcatctccaaaaaaGAATCGTTAATTTGATGGGTTTTGGCCATATTGATGTGCCTTCGAAAGtgagttttttattatttattattttatatatgtagtTGAGATTCATATtagtttataaatttgttctaacataattatagtttaatttaattttttaaatatctatttattttttatgtgataaaaaatttaaaaaaaatatgttattgtctaaaaaaattttaaataaaaataatttaatgttattttaattaaataaatatttttttaaagaaaaaataaatgataattaaagaatttttttattctctctaataaaaaataataaaatataaattaaagaggaaaaaataattttataaaattaaaaagagaattatttttatttaaaaaattttaattattatattttttaaaattttaaatattgatgtgactctttaaataaataataaaattttatttaaagaattttgtaGAGGTTCGTTGAATGTGCTACAGTATCTATGAGTAACCATGTGCCGGCTCTTGAAAGGTTTGAATGATGACTCACGTTTTTTTATCCCACTCTTTCACTAAATCTCTTTATGCCTCAAAAACTCAAGATTTACCTTCttagaaattcaaattaaaggTTTTGCTCCAAATCCTTTAATACAGCACGACTATTTTCAAACGTTCAGTTAATCCAAATTTAAGgcaatttttagatatttctCCTGAGTTTTCCCATATTTACACTCAAACGATGATTTTGATCGTATTATCACACcacattattaaataaaagtgaaGTAACCTTGTTCATCTTTTTAGTATAAAGAatgatcttttttattttataaagagtAATAATATACATCTAAAACTTTTATcctaaatttcatttaaaataatgtgaTATGTAATATGTAAAACAATAAGACCACTAGAAATTTGATTGCGCTCGTTAACGAGGTAAAAACCACCACCTGTGACCTGTCACTGTGGTCATGCTATCAAAAGAGAACCGATTGACCTCTCAACTCACCTTTGACAATGTTGCGTTCTATATGAATCAAAACCATAATACTGAAACGGCAGCATATCAGCCTTATTGATGTTTAAGTTAGTCATGTGCTTCTCGTGTGACCTTCTAATTGATTCCATTGTGGAATTTCCATAAGCATCAAAACGGCATAGCATTTTAGTGCTTTGGTGGTTAATTAAGTGAGGCATGTGGACAGCACATGAGCAGCTTGGACAGCACACGAGCAGCTTAAGCAATCTGGAAATGCAAGTTGCAGCTGCATTCTGTTATAAAGCTGGCGGTTACACTGGTATTCAATTCCCTGAAAACAGTTCTATAATTTCTTGTGATCTCTATTGAAATAATCAAAGAGGCTCATTGAGTTCCTCTTCCCTGTGTATGTAGGTCACTAAGTGGCTGAACCATTTAATCTGTTGTGTCTCTGTTCATTCTCTGATCTGTTTTACCTTTCGTTtgaatctttattaattttcttgtcaGATTGTTCAAGTCAATTCATTACTCTTATTCAGATACACTTCAGTTTGGATCCTGATTGATCTTTGACGAGATCCTTGCCCATTACTTGCTCAAGATTCAAATGTTCACGGCttcaataatattcttaacaCCGTTTTTAGCAATTGAATCAAACCGTGAAGAAGGATGTCATccaaataaaaccaaaaatattaaatttgttttatcattgTAGACTTGTAGTGATGCTATTCCTAATAGAATTTCCGAGTCAACATAAGAGGAATAAATCATTGCAGAGTCCTTCTATTACAGTAAGAGATAATACTTCTGAAACCTTATGACGTTTCTCCATTTCACTTGTTAAATTGTGTAAATATATGAAACAAGCCTTAACCAAAAACAAGATAAAGAATGCAACAAAACATataacttagaaaaataaaacatgctCTTGAATGGGAATATATAAACACTTGCATTCAAGGATCACAATATGCCAATATGATAAGTCATTTTCATGTCGATTCTTCTGCTTTCTTTCTCCTGTCAATGCTTGTGCATCAGGAATCACGGACCATTCGACCATTCCCATCAATGCTGGTTTCAGGCCATCCGACCTATGTATGTCTTAAAACAAGACTAGAATAATACTGGAAGAGGACACTGCACAATAATCACCCCTCAGGTTTATCTGGGAAAAAATCATTGTCCAGCGCCCCCTTTCTAAgtttttcttgcaaatccACCCGCTTGGGCAGTACAATTTCCGTGCCCTGGCCTGACATGGAAAAGTATCTCTCTAGTAATATCTGCAGtcagaatataaataaatacaagaaATAAAGACCACTTTATCCTGTATTTCAGGAATGCtaccaaaaaattatattcataaggTGACCAAATGTGATGGATTCCTGGCGTACCACAGCAGCATAGGCATCAGTTTTTGTTTGCCGAGCAGACTTGCTTAGGCCCCTGAAAGAGTATATAGTGAATTATCTCcaaccaaaaatttaaacCCAACTTAACTGCAACAGGAATCAAGAGTCTCCCACATTCACCAAATCCACTTTCTCCATCAAACGATTAAATATAGTTAATATGCATCAGTGAAATTGTGATGTCTCCTTATTAGAATTAACAAAGTGCAGTCAAATACAAAGCATATTTGACCTGATTAAACAGCCATGTCACTCTACATTGCCCCTTCATGATTCAAACTGTTTCCGAACAACATATAGTTTCTTTTGGTTTatccaaacaaagaaaacaaggaAAAGAGCTATTCCACAAGCAATAATCACCACAATCGTTTTACATTTTCCATATAAGCAAGGATTAATAATATATCCAACAAAAGGAAagcttttgagaaaataattacatgTTAATCATACGGTCTACGGCTTCTGCTGATGTCCTGTGCTCATCCAGCAGGTACACTCTCCAAcccctaaaatttaaaatctgacATCAATAATCCATATCCGAAAGGAAGAAGTGAAAGTTCTAGCCTccagcaaaagaaaattttagttaattttttgggggaaaaaattacattctttgaaaaaaaaatgtacaaaAATTACCACTAAAGCAAAGTTACATTTACATACATGTAGTGATACTTCACAGGACCAAATTAAaggcaaaataataatactagagAATAGCAACCAGAATATCTTAAATTCTTATTTGTCTCAAGCTATGACCTTTCAAATTCCAACACTTGTGGAGTTTAAGACTGTGAAAAAGATTGCAAAATGGCAACTGAACGAAAAGATCGCTGTGATTAGGATATCAGAGAATGACCTCTCAGCAGCTCGAACAGCAAGTCTTCCAGCAACACTTCGAACTTTGTTGGACTGAGGCGTCTCACTTCCATCCCAGGATTTCGGTAGCCCAATTATAAATTCGTCAGTTTCCTACATCCCTCCATCACAATAATAAAACCaacgtaattttttttttgaaagcaaATTCAATTGAGGCTCATAAGAACCAAGAATTACCTCTCGTTGAGCAATCTCTAGAAGCTGTAACTCAAGTTTCTCTCCTCTCAATTTTAAAACCTAGAAAAACAAACCAACattatttcaaattgaaaatgagaGGAATTTAACTgcaaattaattgataattaaaaaatgattatgttGTTTATTACCGTCAGTGGACGGACACAGAAGCCTTTGCTAAGGGCAAGGCCAGTGCGGGATAATCCCAAATCTACCCCTAGACTGAATCCTCCTCTCCACAGTGAGTCTTTCTTCCGCCTAGTGGCATTCGGCAGAAATTCTTCTACGGACGATAACGCCCCTATTCTTTGCCCAAAATTACGGGTTCTGTTTAGGTGAAATTTACGGTTATCATTGAACTTTGGAAAGATAAGAAGTGGTGAATTCAGAAAATGTTGCGATTGCAGTGAACACATTTGATAGACGACGGATAGTAAGTGCCAGAATTCAGAGGCACAGGGCAACTGGGCAAGGGAATTTAAGTGAACTGTTTTGAATCGAACGTGGTGAGACAATCTGGGACTTGATTAACAGTGAGAGATGACagtcatttcaaattaaaattgaagttCGCTTGTTAGCGTTAGCGATAGGGTTTGGCCATTGGGGTCTGGGAAAGTGGGAAGTGAGTGAATCGATGAGTTGGTGGAAGAATTGGATATCGAAAACACCCCCGCCAATTtaggactttttttttttttcttttgatacaAATTAGGACTATGTTAAGTTAccttctaaaaataaaaaaataaaaaaaaaacaatattaagTTACTGTAAGATACCAATGGGTATTTAGTCTAATAGGAGAACCTTACACTTATGCAAGGATTTGAGACTCTATAAGAGTTTTATGAGGGTTAATTTCAGTACTccttcaattaataatataattgagtGGGGACAGTCtctcccttacgaaatgtgagtggagtaggcACGTACCTCTCCAATATTAGAAAgggtttaaaatataaatattaattgtaatgtctGATTTAATATCTGATGTAATGTCGTTAACATCTCTGTATAatagacttaaaaaaaaaattacgctAAGATGTATAatagacttaaaaaaaaaattacgctAAGATGTAACTTATATATTAATCCTAAAGTtaccattaaaatttaagaatggtttaaataaaaattataatttgatggttgatagatcaatatttaaatttgagatctttgtattaaaattgtgtaaaaaaatcaaagcagTAGATTATGAATCCACCATGCGCAGATTCCCGTTGTTCACTCATAGCTGTAAATTAGATTACAATATAACTTAACAACACTCATAAAATTTAAGCCAACTTTTTTATAAGTCGCAGCTGAATTTATTCTGTTTTTATACTTGTGCCCAACGGTTGAAAAATGGTTATTAACTTCAATTTGTGTGTCCATTGTCCAACCGTAAAAAGAATGTCCCAGCAATTAAACAACAAGCAGTAATAGCCATTCTctctttccctttttctttttctgaaaAGTCTTTTAAAAGAATGAAATTGACAAATTTAGCATCAAtgcaataatttataatttattgggTGTTGTTAAGTTCCTCTTCCTCATCTGTCACATGTTAAAGAATCTAACATCTCAGCACTGCTGCAATTTTTCACCAACATTTGGGAAATCTGAGCATAAATATGTATTACCAAAAAACAGCTAAGCCATCCAAAATGAAAGACAGATCTATGTAATTGGATAAGCTATCCAAACAATATTCTACTCGCTTTACTCATTGTTCTGCAACTGCAGAGCCTCAACCGTATCCTCTTTGGCATCCTCTTCATTATGCAGCTCCAGATCCTGTTCATTCTCCGAATCAACCAGATCATCACCATGTTGTTGCTGGACAGCTTCACCTCCAGATGCAACTTCACATTTTGATGCAGAGGCAGTATTATCTGGATTTTCCAATGATGATATGATCTTCTTATCCTGAGGAAGACTTGCATTCTTCTCTTTGGTTTCAATACCTACTGTTTCTGGGGATTCTAAATCTGTGGCAATAGATTGCTGCTGATCTTCAGCTTCGACCATAACAGTATTTTTACTCCCCTCTTCTGTTGTGGCCATTGATCTTTGAGTCCGAAAGTCATGCTGATACTGAGTTTCCTGACTTGACCCAGGAGCAGGAGCTGGAGCCACCATACCTACTAATCCTGGTATTTGTGCAGCTAGTCCACGTAACTGTTCAGCTAGTAATCCAGGTGCTTGTGCTTGGGCTTGGGCTTGGGAAAGTACATATGTCAGCAGCTGAGCCAGAACAACCTGAGGGTCATTAACACCTTGCTGAACTTGAGTAATAACAGAAGATGAGAGACTGTTAAAGCTTGCAGGGTAAAGTGATTGGAGCGCTGCTTCTCCATATAAAGCCCGGTGGCCATGAAACCGCTTAACATTGGCTAGATGCTTTTTACCGACCAAATGACTGTCAAAAACAACCTGTGACTCACACTTAACATTGCACAACTCACATATTAAAGGAATCACTCCTTTAGGTTTGGGTGGCTCGATAGGCCGCCTGGGGCCCCCTTCGTTAGTTCTCATGTATTTACCACCTCGGCCCCCTCTCATCTTACGCTTGGAGCCACAGCCCCGAGAATCAGGTTGATCCCTTGACTTCCTTTGAGGCTCTTTAACTGAATCCACTGTATTTTTCTGCATCTCAGTCTCATTACTAGCATTACCAAGAAGAGTTTGGGAGGGTAAACTCTCAAGGGGTTGTTTTTCCCTGCATTCCTCAACTTTCTCAGGCTGACTAACTTCTGGCTGGCTTCCAGAATTAGGCATTTGAATATTCTGCTGTCCAGCTATGCATTTATTGAGATTCTGCAAGTCTGCATGTGTTCGcaaatttcttttatgtcTCTTTCCATTTTTGTGCTGCTCCAAGATTTCCAGTGTGTTGCAGTCAACCCTACAAAGTTCGCACCATGCCATAGGTGGAGGTGGGCGGGTTGGAGCACCAGGCACTTGTCCTGGTATAGATGATGATGTCTGCCCAGGAACAGCAGCTGAAGGTGTAGAATTTGATATTGCACCATGGCCACGTCCCCGGCCAACTAATCGGCCACCTCTTCGAAAGGGTTTGCCACCCTTTCTACCTCCACCCCTACATGCAGATTGGCCAAACTGCAACATAGCATTCCAAGATAAAGTGCAACATTCAATAATATAACTGCTAAGTCAAAAAGATACAAGTTTAACAAGATAGCAACACAAGagatgattaattatttatttacattcatTTTTACTCTCAACAAAATTGAGAatgaaaagttaattatttaagtAGTGGTGATATGGGATACCAAGAACTTGAATTACAAACACCAATAACTACTGCATTTTTGGAAAACAAACAACTACTGCATAAGAATCTACCATATGATAGAGctacaataaataaatcatgaaaCTGTTACAATAATTTACAAACCAGCAAAAGTGAACCAGGAACGAAAGGTATGATCCAATGACATGCATTAGATGAATTACAAACTTCTTTTCTCTAAAGAtgtgataatattataataataataataataataaaaacatgtttacATATCATATCATACAAGGCAGAAAACGTTGTTCAGTATTCTTCATGAATACTACAAACATGTGCTTGTGGGAACACATAATGTAGTGGACTTATCctgcaagaaaaagaagagattcATAAGACCATAACTGACCACAAAGCCGAAAAGAGCAATGTGCTGAAATTTAGTCATCTAACAACCTAGATCACTGGTTGTCAAAAGTTCTGCCGCATCTAACTGTATGATGCACCACATAAAACAACTACAGTGCCAGACATTTAAGCAGCAGTAACGCACTTGATCTGAGAGATCACTTCTGGCAAGGAAGCCAACATGTCCACAGGAGCTCTAAAGCAACCAGTAAAGATCCATCATCTATAAACCTAAGCTTTAGGGCCACAATTGCCGCATAAACTATGTCTGGTCGCTCTAGGGATCGTGGCCAAGTTAGCAATAATAGACACTAGGCACATCTAGAGAGGTTGCCAAGATGCCCATGGGAGCTCAAAAGCAAAGATCCATTGCTGCctaaaaaggaacaaaagacCTAGCCATAATTGCTGCGTAAATCACACCTGGTCACTCTAGAGGTTTGTGGCTAAGCCAGAAATGGGATTTTAAGTGCCAAGAATTCAATACCTATCAGCTTGCTTTCCTGATGATATTCCCATACATGCCTGAGTGAGCACGCGAAGTATCTACTTCAACATAATAATAGATGTCAATTGCAAAATCTTCAACCCAGTATAAAGTTTGGGACCAGGAAAGGAAATAACATATCGAGCCAGGAAGCAAAAAAGCTAAGCCGAGCCAAGCTGAGAAGCCAAATTCTAAAGTCCATCATCTTGTTTATCGACATCTTCAAGATCACTTTGAAGAGCAAGTGACTAGTTAGAGCTTCCTCAACTGGGCTCAGTTGAGCTTAGAACATTGGAGAACAAGCGCTTCTCTTTTCTATCAAATAAAGGCCTTAAATGAGGAGCTCATTTATAACAGCTCCCCTTTTATAGCCTTCACATAAAGCCCTCACGGGAACACAAGCAAAAGTTGTTTCTCCActtaaaaaaacacaaaatatacTCAAATACGTAATCATACCAAAAACTAGTAGTTTATGAATAACGGCTGCCTCGGATGAAGATCATGACGAAAtcagggggggggggggaaattGCTCCGCAGTtcgttattttatttattttttatattttgaaagaaCAAATCAAGAGCACTTGATTACAAATTCCTttgaaagcaataacaattgaaaagggaaaaataagaaaacaaaatggaaaaaataaatcaaacattgCTTTTGCTTGCAAAACTCGAATACTTCACCTGCGGTCGCACGCTCCTCTGTGCCGCGGCGGCAGTCCCAGAAAACAGCGTCAGATTGGATGGCTGttcaattccaattccaattCCAGGGGGGAAAGGGGCATTAGGGGGATAAGGAAagggggtggggtggggggggATTGGGACACCGGGAGGATGAGTGGAGGTGGATTCTTGGTGAAATTGTTGTGGATAAGACGCTGTGGGGTAATCTTGAGAAGGGTAATATTGGTATTGCTGCTGTTGATGATCATATGCGTAATAGGACTGCATTTCAGCTGCTGCCGCTGGcggtggttgttgttgttgatattGCTGCTGATAGTATTGTTGATATTCCGTCGAATAATCCATTGCCtgttttctaaaatttctacTCAAAGTTCAGATCGTCTTCGTCAATCGTCATGGGTTAGCATTCCCCATTGttacttataaatataatattatgatcAATACGATGTCCACTGTCCTGCGCGAAGGAAATGAGTTGGGAAATTTGACCCCACGTTATTTTCCTTTACTCTccgttaattatttttatataaaatagtttaaaagagataatataaaataatttaaaagagtaaataattttaagtgtATCAGataataatttctattaatatttaatttaattgatctaattttttaaactttaatttcttttaaattattacttctttgcaaatattatatattgtaCTTTTAATCATGAAAGAATTAATCTACAGTCCTTAATATAGAATGATGAAGAagtatcaaatatttttcaatgatTATGCCAGCTATGgataaaacatttaaaaagaaagagagatattatagtgattttgattttttaaatatttataagttatagGGGGTGCTTGgagaaatgataaaaaatcataataactaTAAATTCAAGATTAGGTCAAATGTGTTAAGAAACAAAgattagtttaaaatttttaatgaggtTAACTGAAAAATGGGGActgagaaaatataataagtgATCAAGTATTACCATTTAGACGGAAATTGCAATGCCAAATCAAATGTCCATCTACCCTTTATCCTTGATGGACTTGGGACCAAGCCCCAAGGGAATTCCGCCTTCTTGATTCTTTCTGCTTTACATCTACTCTATTATTTCTTACTAGATCcattactttttaatattacttttGGTCCTCAAATATCTTTAATGTCTAGTATCCTATGTGTTAAGACTAGTCcacttaaatttaatttttgtactcGGTTTATTAATTTGTCTAAGTTATCTAAACAATTGCTAAGTTATAGGTGAGATACggattctttatttttttctaaaggtttgaaaattgttctctAGTCTATTAAGTCTATTGTTTAAGTCTTATAGcctattattgattttgactAATAATTTGACTATAGGGTTAGCTTGTGCTTGTTGAATATTATTACTCGACTAAATTCTTTATAACTATAACCTACTAGATTTAAATGTGGAATTTCTCGTTTTAATTCTGCTAATgattctattaatattttatctgaACTCTTTcactaacaattatttttatggtgTCTAATTGAATTTGTAAGTCTCGTTgggtaaaattaatattttatctttcaaattttaaacttgctacaatatgtttaatttataattctaCTGGATTAGGTGTTTTTATGtctaataattgattaattcaattatttatttcttgctatgaaattttttaacatgactattaaaatcttttaataattctttaatacaatctaaatttcttcttaatgtattaatattaCTTGTTTCGAAGAATTTGCCTAGTCCTAGTACTAGCTCTTTTAGCCTTTCTATATTGACTTCTAGATGttgttctaaattaattaataaatctacTATAAAGTTTTGTTGACTATTGCTAGTGTGTGGAATATGTTTATATTGGTTTTCTAAGTGCTCAATATtacaactaatttttattctttttgtcaaatttaatttttactttttatgatGGCTAATTTCTAAGTCTAAATAATCTAATCGctgaaaattcataaactaatTTGCTAGATCttctaatttattcttaatttttaatactaaattctcGTATTtgtctaataatttattttttttactaatattataatattacaaattatgtcttctaaaattaaatattggtaaatttgtaaaagcgtaatgtttaatatttatttttctttctatttcagAAGGTAAAGGAGATGTGTAATCTACGGGAAGTTTTAAATTGCCAAGCCTTTCTTCTATTAAAGTGTCTAAATATACTTGTTcaatattaattctatttaaTTCAGTTTCTACAATTTCTAAAGTACATTCTAAAACTTCTATGTAATGGTTATTTTCTATCCGACTATAagaatctttttctaaaacagcaaatggatttttttaataattttcaagagTTTGGTCTAATTTAGCAATCGTggaaaaatattgtataaCAAATGAAGTCTGTCTTGTAACTactcatataaaaaatatttaaaataaggaCAAAAGAGGTGTTCTAATTCCAAAGAGAAGGAAAGAGAAAAccaattttgtttctttagcCAACCAATTGTTTGATAGCCAGTTAAACTTCTTACTAGAATTTGGACCCAGCTAGTCAGaattaaacaatattattgcacttaaacataattttcctactatttcttttgattattcTCTAGCCAAAACTATAGACAATGCAAACATTCTGTACAAAGCccttaattttgaaatgatacgaaccatttatatttttagccaaaatatatttttattagaatcttcttctcattttccaaattatataAACGCACATAAaagatagatttttttttttaaactgattaatcatcagattactgcattacacagatatttacaacaactgctTATTGTAGCAGAggtattacactgatatttacaatcagataaacatgattgggacttacattattacaatgaattctatgaagtatATGCCCAATACAAATAACCCCTCACAAGAGAGGATGTCCATACTCCACTTgcatttcgcaagggagaaggatataaagaacatttagcccccacaatgcttttgtgggggctagaaccgctgccctcacaatgcttgtgagggcagcagcccaccacttcgaccaaggccgaagtggcgatagaatttttttttaggctCAGGCCAAAGCTATGTTATTGCCAATAATGAAACGAAACTGTAGACCTCACTTGGGCCAACTTTTCATTCACTGTGtgagaggggggggggggggggtgttcCTTCAACATCTGTAAGGTAGAATTTTCCAACTACAAATTGTTGTAtccttttatttcaaatgattTTCAGGCTGACACTAAATACACCATCGTGAAATAtggtttgattaattataatgcGTTACACTTGATATAcggtttaattaattataatgatgATGTACAAGTACCAAAAGGACTGAATAACTAATTATGGTGTTTGATAGCACAATGACCTGGCATGGTtagtaaatgaataattttgttttccatctgtatcttttatattattttttgtgcaAATAAGACATCAGagaatttacatatttataaattattttattattgttcttGTTACATgaaatattgtattttatatctctttctgcctttttattttttctaaattaaaaccACCCTTTTAACAGTTTATTAACaggttatattatatt encodes:
- the LOC102607908 gene encoding uncharacterized protein LOC102607908, whose product is MCSLQSQHFLNSPLLIFPKFNDNRKFHLNRTRNFGQRIGALSSVEEFLPNATRRKKDSLWRGGFSLGVDLGLSRTGLALSKGFCVRPLTVLKLRGEKLELQLLEIAQREETDEFIIGLPKSWDGSETPQSNKVRSVAGRLAVRAAERGWRVYLLDEHRTSAEAVDRMINMGLSKSARQTKTDAYAAVILLERYFSMSGQGTEIVLPKRVDLQEKLRKGALDNDFFPDKPEG
- the LOC102607609 gene encoding uncharacterized protein LOC102607609; the encoded protein is MDYSTEYQQYYQQQYQQQQPPPAAAAEMQSYYAYDHQQQQYQYYPSQDYPTASYPQQFHQESTSTHPPGVPIPPHPTPFPYPPNAPFPPGIGIGIEQPSNLTLFSGTAAAAQRSVRPQFGQSACRGGGRKGGKPFRRGGRLVGRGRGHGAISNSTPSAAVPGQTSSSIPGQVPGAPTRPPPPMAWCELCRVDCNTLEILEQHKNGKRHKRNLRTHADLQNLNKCIAGQQNIQMPNSGSQPEVSQPEKVEECREKQPLESLPSQTLLGNASNETEMQKNTVDSVKEPQRKSRDQPDSRGCGSKRKMRGGRGGKYMRTNEGGPRRPIEPPKPKGVIPLICELCNVKCESQVVFDSHLVGKKHLANVKRFHGHRALYGEAALQSLYPASFNSLSSSVITQVQQGVNDPQVVLAQLLTYVLSQAQAQAQAPGLLAEQLRGLAAQIPGLVGMVAPAPAPGSSQETQYQHDFRTQRSMATTEEGSKNTVMVEAEDQQQSIATDLESPETVGIETKEKNASLPQDKKIISSLENPDNTASASKCEVASGGEAVQQQHGDDLVDSENEQDLELHNEEDAKEDTVEALQLQNNE